From a region of the Mycobacterium intracellulare ATCC 13950 genome:
- a CDS encoding DUF5996 family protein — translation MDAATGTDRWPSLRVDDWTPTRETLHMWTQIVGKVRMVRTPMVNHWWQVTLYVSPRGLTTGAIPHETGVFDIEFDVIDAVLRIRHSDGRQVSVPLTAKPVAQFYDETMSALDDLGVATRISASPNEVDPAIRFAEDHQHASYDSDAARLFWRQLLQAHRVMSQFRASFIGKVSPVHFFWGAMDLACTRFSGRPAPKHPGGAPNCGDWVMVEGYSHELSSCGFWPGGGEEGAFYSYAYPQPDGYADYPIAPAAAHFSADHGEFVLPYEAVRIAEDPDGDLLQFLQTTYAAAADLGRWDRGALEADPDRWQKP, via the coding sequence ATGGACGCCGCAACCGGGACCGATCGATGGCCGTCGCTACGGGTCGACGACTGGACTCCGACTCGCGAAACGCTGCACATGTGGACCCAGATCGTCGGCAAGGTCCGCATGGTGCGCACGCCGATGGTCAACCACTGGTGGCAGGTGACGCTGTACGTGAGCCCGCGCGGATTGACCACGGGCGCGATACCCCACGAAACCGGGGTGTTTGACATAGAATTCGACGTCATCGACGCCGTGCTGCGGATTCGTCACAGCGACGGGCGACAAGTCTCGGTGCCGTTGACGGCCAAACCGGTGGCGCAGTTCTACGACGAAACCATGTCGGCCCTGGACGATTTGGGGGTCGCGACACGCATCAGCGCCAGCCCCAACGAGGTGGATCCGGCCATCCGGTTCGCCGAGGACCATCAGCACGCCTCCTATGATTCCGACGCCGCGCGCTTGTTCTGGCGGCAACTCCTGCAGGCGCACCGGGTGATGAGCCAGTTTCGCGCATCGTTCATCGGCAAGGTCAGCCCGGTGCATTTCTTCTGGGGGGCAATGGATCTGGCGTGTACACGGTTTTCCGGGAGGCCGGCGCCCAAACATCCCGGCGGCGCACCGAACTGCGGCGACTGGGTGATGGTCGAGGGTTATTCGCACGAATTGAGCAGCTGCGGCTTCTGGCCCGGCGGCGGTGAGGAAGGCGCTTTCTACTCCTACGCCTACCCGCAACCGGACGGCTACGCCGACTACCCGATAGCGCCCGCTGCGGCGCATTTCAGTGCAGACCACGGTGAATTCGTCCTGCCCTACGAGGCGGTGCGCATTGCCGAGGATCCCGACGGGGATTTACTGCAGTTCCTGCAAACGACTTACGCGGCCGCCGCGGACCTCGGCCGCTGGGATCGCGGCGCCTTGGAGGCCGATCCCGACCGGTGGCAAAAGCCGTGA
- a CDS encoding phosphotriesterase family protein, with product MSRLNTARGPIDTSDLGVTLMHEHVFIMTTEIAENYPEAWGDEERRVADAIDRLNELKARGVDTIVDLTVIGLGRYIPRIARVAAATELNIVVATGLYTYNDVPFRFHYEGPGGLLGGPEIMTEMFVRDIEQGIADTGIKAGILKCATDEPGITPGVERVLRAVAQAHKRTGVPISTHTHAGLRRGLEQQRIFEEEGVDLTRVVIGHSGDSTDIGYLEELISAGSYLGMDRFGLDVISPFEERVRIVAEMCERGHADRMVLSHDANCYFDALPEELVPQMAPNWHYLHIHNDVIPALKERGVTDEQLHTMLVDNPRRIFERQGGYE from the coding sequence GTGTCGCGACTGAATACCGCACGTGGACCGATTGATACCAGCGACCTCGGCGTCACGCTCATGCATGAGCACGTGTTCATCATGACCACCGAGATCGCCGAGAACTATCCCGAAGCCTGGGGCGACGAAGAACGGCGGGTGGCCGACGCCATCGACAGGCTCAACGAGCTCAAGGCCCGCGGCGTGGACACCATCGTCGACCTCACGGTGATCGGTTTGGGCCGGTACATCCCGCGGATCGCCCGCGTCGCGGCGGCCACCGAGCTGAATATCGTTGTGGCGACCGGGCTTTACACCTACAACGACGTGCCGTTCCGGTTCCACTACGAGGGCCCCGGCGGATTGCTGGGCGGCCCGGAGATCATGACCGAGATGTTCGTCCGCGACATCGAGCAGGGCATCGCCGACACCGGCATCAAGGCCGGAATCCTCAAGTGCGCCACCGACGAGCCCGGCATCACCCCCGGCGTCGAGCGGGTGCTGCGCGCCGTCGCCCAGGCGCACAAACGCACCGGGGTGCCGATCTCCACGCACACCCACGCCGGACTGCGACGCGGCCTCGAGCAGCAACGCATCTTCGAGGAGGAGGGCGTCGACCTGACCCGGGTGGTGATCGGCCATTCCGGCGACAGCACCGACATCGGCTACCTCGAGGAGTTGATCTCCGCCGGCTCCTACCTCGGCATGGATCGGTTCGGCCTCGACGTGATCTCGCCGTTCGAGGAGCGGGTGCGGATCGTGGCGGAGATGTGCGAGCGTGGGCACGCCGACAGGATGGTGCTCTCCCACGACGCCAACTGCTACTTCGACGCGCTCCCCGAAGAGCTGGTGCCGCAGATGGCCCCGAACTGGCATTACCTGCACATCCACAACGACGTCATCCCCGCGCTCAAGGAGCGCGGCGTCACCGACGAGCAGCTGCACACCATGCTGGTCGACAATCCGCGCCGCATCTTCGAGCGTCAGGGTGGCTATGAGTGA
- a CDS encoding AMP-binding protein — MSEPVPPIGTQISQLAQLAPDEPAVTCDGVTLTRAELDRSTNRLARAYAERGVGVGDYVTMVLPNSIEWIQAAVACWKLGAVPQPLSARLPDAELAGLLELRPPALLVGRDHVEFPCVPAGFVPDPALPDGALPEAVSPVWKAMGSGGSTGRPKLIESGGDSRIPPLIGYPLGAQEGDTTLVPVPLSHNTGFTTATIALLMRHHLVLMSRFDPVQFLRLITDHRVTFLTTVPTIMQRTLPVYHADPASYDLSSLRRFWHLGAPCPPAIKQAWIDLLGPEKVWELYGGTELQALTFISGDQWLAHRGSVGVVVAGEMKVLDDDGNPCPPGVVGEIYMRPGPDSAPTYRYVGATAKSRDGWDSLGDLGYFDDDGFLYLSDRRVDMFTVGGRNVYPAEIENALSAHPDVLSCLVVGVPHGDLGQVPYALVHTADGSTLDSVGVQAFLREHLAAYKVPPSPDFIELVNTPLRDDAGKARRSAVRDRILQRLQTAEAG, encoded by the coding sequence ATGAGTGAGCCGGTCCCGCCGATCGGCACCCAGATTTCGCAGCTAGCCCAACTCGCCCCCGACGAGCCCGCCGTCACCTGTGACGGGGTGACCCTGACCCGGGCCGAGCTCGACCGCTCGACGAATAGGTTGGCCCGGGCCTACGCAGAGCGGGGCGTGGGCGTCGGCGACTACGTGACCATGGTGCTGCCGAACTCGATCGAGTGGATCCAGGCCGCCGTGGCCTGCTGGAAGCTGGGCGCGGTGCCCCAGCCGCTGTCGGCTCGGCTGCCCGACGCGGAGTTGGCGGGCCTGCTCGAATTGCGGCCACCGGCCTTGTTGGTGGGGCGCGATCATGTCGAATTCCCCTGCGTGCCAGCGGGTTTCGTGCCCGATCCGGCGCTGCCGGACGGCGCGCTGCCCGAGGCGGTGTCGCCGGTGTGGAAGGCGATGGGATCCGGCGGCAGCACCGGGCGGCCCAAGCTGATCGAATCCGGCGGCGACAGCCGGATACCGCCGCTGATCGGCTACCCGCTGGGCGCCCAGGAGGGCGACACCACGCTGGTGCCGGTGCCGCTGAGCCACAACACGGGCTTCACCACCGCCACCATCGCCCTGCTGATGCGCCATCACCTGGTGCTGATGAGCCGGTTCGATCCGGTTCAGTTCCTCCGGCTGATCACCGATCATCGCGTCACGTTCCTGACGACGGTGCCGACGATCATGCAGCGGACGCTGCCGGTCTATCACGCCGACCCCGCCTCGTACGACCTGTCGTCGCTGCGACGGTTCTGGCACCTGGGGGCGCCGTGCCCGCCGGCCATCAAGCAGGCCTGGATCGACCTGCTGGGCCCGGAGAAAGTGTGGGAACTCTACGGCGGCACCGAATTACAGGCGCTGACCTTCATCTCCGGCGACCAGTGGCTGGCGCACCGGGGTTCGGTGGGCGTGGTCGTCGCCGGCGAGATGAAGGTGCTCGACGACGACGGCAACCCGTGCCCGCCCGGCGTGGTCGGCGAGATCTACATGCGGCCCGGGCCAGACAGCGCGCCCACCTACCGCTACGTCGGCGCCACGGCGAAAAGCCGCGACGGCTGGGACTCGCTGGGCGACCTCGGGTATTTCGACGACGACGGCTTCCTGTACCTGTCGGACCGGCGGGTCGACATGTTCACCGTCGGCGGCCGCAACGTCTACCCCGCCGAAATCGAGAACGCGCTGTCGGCGCACCCGGACGTGTTGTCGTGTCTGGTCGTCGGAGTTCCGCACGGGGACCTGGGCCAGGTGCCCTACGCCCTGGTGCACACGGCCGACGGCTCCACCCTGGATTCCGTTGGCGTGCAGGCGTTCCTGCGCGAACACCTGGCGGCGTACAAGGTTCCACCCAGCCCCGACTTCATCGAACTCGTCAACACCCCGTTGCGTGACGACGCCGGCAAGGCCCGCCGCTCGGCGGTGCGGGACCGGATCCTGCAGCGGCTCCAGACCGCGGAAGCCGGCTGA
- a CDS encoding methyltransferase, whose amino-acid sequence MGRLYLRLAPPPIAVIDIIFGAFLSQAISASAQLGIADELAAGPLTKEELAGRIGADPDSVARLMRLLISRGVFRRRRDGRFALNALADTLRTDSPVSTRGAALLFGSPQHRANWTRLADAVRTGEPNPPKVFGKDFFDYLRDDPEFAEIFNSAMTSTSSVLEAAVVAAYDFTQFGVIADIGGGHGRLLSSILAAAPDARGVLFDLPEAVEGAPPVLTGHGVADRVTVTGGSFFESVPAADAYVMKNVIHDWPDDKAVAILGTVKAAAPPGATLLLLEMVVPDHDREFLGHYADMEMLVMAGALERSLTQWTDLLRQGGFRLQRVVQTAGPLCVIEAVPS is encoded by the coding sequence GTGGGGCGGCTATACCTGCGCCTGGCTCCCCCGCCGATCGCGGTCATCGACATCATCTTCGGCGCCTTTCTGTCGCAGGCCATCTCGGCATCCGCGCAGCTGGGTATCGCCGACGAGCTGGCCGCGGGCCCGCTGACCAAGGAGGAACTGGCGGGGCGCATCGGGGCCGACCCGGACAGCGTGGCGCGGCTGATGCGGTTGCTGATCAGCCGCGGCGTGTTTCGCAGGCGCCGCGACGGCCGTTTCGCACTGAACGCGCTGGCCGACACCTTGCGCACCGATTCGCCGGTCTCGACGCGTGGGGCCGCCCTGCTTTTCGGTTCGCCGCAGCACCGGGCGAACTGGACGCGGCTGGCCGACGCGGTGCGCACCGGAGAGCCGAACCCCCCGAAAGTGTTCGGTAAGGACTTCTTCGACTATCTCCGCGACGACCCCGAGTTCGCGGAGATCTTCAACAGCGCCATGACCTCCACGTCGTCGGTGCTGGAGGCGGCGGTGGTCGCGGCCTACGACTTCACCCAATTCGGTGTCATCGCCGACATCGGTGGCGGCCACGGCCGGCTACTCTCGTCGATTCTCGCCGCCGCCCCCGATGCCCGCGGCGTGCTGTTCGACCTCCCCGAGGCGGTCGAGGGGGCGCCACCGGTGTTGACCGGGCACGGTGTCGCCGACCGAGTCACCGTGACGGGCGGGTCGTTCTTCGAAAGCGTGCCGGCCGCTGACGCCTATGTGATGAAGAACGTCATCCACGACTGGCCCGATGACAAGGCCGTCGCGATCCTGGGCACCGTCAAAGCCGCGGCCCCTCCGGGCGCGACGCTGCTGCTGCTGGAGATGGTCGTCCCCGATCACGACCGCGAATTCCTCGGCCACTACGCCGATATGGAGATGCTGGTAATGGCGGGCGCACTGGAACGCAGCCTCACGCAGTGGACCGACCTACTCCGGCAGGGCGGCTTCCGGCTGCAGCGCGTGGTGCAGACGGCAGGGCCGCTCTGCGTCATCGAAGCCGTGCCCAGCTAG
- a CDS encoding acyltransferase family protein, with amino-acid sequence MLARAGPSGVPIRRATQHGHTVVVSDDQRVGGVRSFLPAVEGMRACAAMGVVVTHVAFQTGHSSGASGRLFGRFDLAVAVFFALSGFLLWRGHAGAARDLGPRPRTGHYLRSRVVRIMPAYLVAVVVILTLLPDADHASPTVWLANLTLTQIYVPLTLTGGLTQMWSLSVEVSFYLALPVLALLARRLPVRARVPAIAALGALSWAWGWVPGHAAEGVNPLNWPPAFFSWFAAGMLLAEWVHSGVGFPHRIARHRLVMAVVAAAAYLVAASPLAGPEGLVPGKPAQFAVKTAMGALVAFALVAPLVLDRPDTPHRLLGTTAMVTLGRWSYGLFIWHLAALAMVFPVVGTFPFTGNMPTVLVLTLVFGFAIAAVSYALVESPCREALRRWEKRERPADSAQAVDAEADAIAP; translated from the coding sequence ATGCTCGCGCGGGCGGGTCCTTCGGGTGTACCCATTCGCCGGGCAACCCAGCACGGGCACACTGTGGTGGTGAGCGACGACCAGCGGGTGGGCGGGGTGCGCAGCTTCCTGCCGGCGGTGGAAGGGATGCGCGCCTGCGCGGCGATGGGCGTGGTGGTCACCCACGTCGCCTTCCAGACCGGGCACTCCAGCGGCGCCTCCGGCCGGCTGTTCGGCCGGTTCGACCTCGCCGTCGCGGTGTTCTTCGCGCTGTCGGGTTTCTTGCTGTGGCGCGGACACGCCGGGGCGGCAAGGGATCTGGGACCCCGCCCCCGCACCGGCCACTACCTGCGGTCCAGGGTCGTGCGCATCATGCCCGCTTACCTGGTGGCGGTCGTGGTGATCCTGACGCTGCTGCCCGACGCCGACCACGCCAGCCCGACGGTGTGGCTGGCCAACCTGACGCTCACCCAGATCTATGTGCCGCTCACGCTGACCGGCGGGCTGACCCAGATGTGGAGCCTGTCCGTCGAGGTCAGCTTCTATCTGGCGCTGCCGGTGCTCGCGCTGCTGGCCCGCCGGCTCCCGGTGCGCGCGCGGGTGCCAGCGATCGCCGCGCTGGGGGCGCTGAGCTGGGCGTGGGGCTGGGTGCCGGGCCACGCGGCCGAGGGCGTCAACCCGCTCAACTGGCCGCCGGCGTTCTTCTCCTGGTTCGCCGCCGGCATGCTGCTGGCCGAGTGGGTCCACAGCGGCGTCGGGTTCCCGCACCGCATCGCGCGTCACCGCCTGGTGATGGCCGTCGTCGCGGCGGCGGCCTACCTGGTCGCGGCCTCGCCGCTGGCCGGGCCGGAGGGTCTGGTGCCCGGCAAGCCCGCGCAGTTCGCGGTGAAGACCGCGATGGGCGCGCTGGTGGCCTTCGCGTTGGTCGCGCCGCTGGTGCTGGACCGGCCGGACACGCCGCACCGGCTCTTGGGGACCACCGCCATGGTCACCCTGGGCCGCTGGTCCTACGGCCTGTTCATCTGGCACCTGGCCGCGCTGGCCATGGTGTTTCCGGTCGTCGGGACGTTTCCGTTCACCGGCAACATGCCGACGGTGTTGGTGCTGACCCTGGTCTTCGGGTTCGCGATCGCCGCCGTCAGCTACGCGCTGGTGGAGTCGCCCTGCCGAGAAGCCTTGCGGCGCTGGGAGAAACGCGAGCGACCCGCAGATTCCGCGCAGGCCGTCGATGCGGAGGCGGACGCGATCGCGCCCTAG
- a CDS encoding porin PorA family protein yields the protein MNRAVMLRFAACGIIGLGAALLIAALLLSTYTTSRITKVPLDLDATLVGDGTGTALDSASLSTDHVVVNQNVPLVSQQQISVESPANADVVTLQVGSSLRRTDKQKDSGLLLAIVDTVTLNRKTALAVSDDTHTGGSVQKPRAVNDENPPTAMPLRHDGLSYRFPFHTEKKTYPYFDPIAQKPFDVNYDTEEDVNGLTTYKFTQNVGYNADGKLVAPVAYPSLLAGNEDAKQTTSASMWGVQGGDPNEQITMTRYYAAQRTFWVDPVSGTIVKQTVHADHYFARDPLKPELTLADYKVTSNEDTVESQVNAARDERDRLALWSRVLPITFTAVGLIALVGGGLLASFSLRSESALTDPGLDRGDQDFFGRSGLEEPVPGAEAETEKLPTQRPDLRQESGGDPPGSAGSPGAPGPSGPDEPTEAGPTESNPPGPHDRE from the coding sequence GTGAACCGAGCAGTCATGTTGCGGTTCGCCGCATGCGGGATCATCGGACTCGGAGCCGCCCTGCTGATCGCCGCGCTGCTGTTGTCGACGTACACCACCAGCAGGATCACCAAGGTCCCCCTGGACCTCGACGCCACGCTGGTCGGCGACGGCACCGGGACGGCGCTGGACTCCGCGTCGTTGTCCACCGACCACGTCGTCGTCAACCAGAACGTGCCGCTGGTCTCCCAGCAGCAGATCAGCGTCGAGTCGCCCGCCAACGCCGACGTGGTCACCCTGCAGGTCGGAAGTTCGTTGCGGCGCACGGACAAGCAGAAGGACAGCGGGCTGCTGCTGGCAATCGTCGACACCGTCACGCTCAACCGCAAGACCGCGCTGGCCGTCTCCGACGACACCCACACCGGCGGCTCGGTCCAGAAGCCGCGCGCCGTGAACGACGAGAACCCGCCCACGGCGATGCCCCTGCGGCACGACGGGCTGTCGTACCGGTTTCCGTTCCACACCGAGAAGAAGACCTATCCCTACTTCGATCCGATCGCCCAGAAGCCGTTCGACGTCAACTACGACACCGAGGAAGACGTCAACGGGCTGACCACCTACAAGTTCACCCAGAACGTCGGCTACAACGCCGACGGCAAGCTGGTGGCCCCGGTGGCGTACCCGTCGCTGCTGGCCGGCAACGAGGACGCCAAGCAGACCACGTCGGCGTCGATGTGGGGCGTCCAGGGCGGCGATCCGAACGAACAGATCACCATGACCCGCTACTACGCGGCGCAGCGCACGTTCTGGGTGGACCCGGTGTCGGGCACCATCGTCAAGCAGACCGTGCACGCCGACCACTACTTCGCCCGGGACCCGCTCAAGCCGGAGCTCACGCTGGCCGACTACAAGGTCACCTCGAACGAGGACACCGTCGAATCCCAGGTCAACGCCGCCCGCGACGAGCGCGACCGGCTGGCGCTGTGGTCGCGGGTGCTGCCCATCACGTTCACCGCGGTCGGGCTGATCGCGCTGGTCGGCGGGGGGCTGCTCGCCTCGTTCAGCCTGCGCAGCGAGAGCGCGCTGACCGACCCCGGCCTGGATCGCGGCGATCAGGACTTCTTCGGCCGCAGCGGCCTCGAGGAGCCGGTGCCCGGGGCCGAGGCCGAGACGGAGAAGCTGCCCACCCAGCGTCCCGATCTGCGCCAGGAGTCCGGCGGGGATCCGCCCGGCTCGGCCGGCTCGCCTGGGGCCCCCGGACCGTCCGGCCCGGACGAGCCCACCGAGGCGGGCCCCACCGAGTCCAACCCGCCCGGCCCGCACGACCGCGAATAG
- a CDS encoding glycosyltransferase family 4 protein, which translates to MSALRSVLLLCWRDTGHPQGGGSEAYLQRIGAQLAASGIDVTLRTARYPGAARREVVDGVRIDRAGGRYSVYVWALLAMAAARLGVGPLRKVRPDVVVDTQNGLPFLARLVYGRRVVVLVHHCHRQQWPVAGPVLGRLGWFVESTLSPRVNRRNQYVTVSLPSARDLVTLGVNGAQIAVVRNGLDLAPAQSLSGPRASAPRVVVLSRLVPHKQIEDALEAVAALLPRTPGLHLDIVGDGWWRERLVEHARRLGICAAVTFHGHVDDVTKHHVLQAAWVHVLPSRKEGWGLAVIEAAQHSVPTIGYRSSGGLSDSIVDEVTGILVDTHAELVDRLEELLADPVLRDQLGAKAHTRSGEFSWAQSADAMRGVLDAVHCGRTVHGLVTGRG; encoded by the coding sequence ATGTCTGCTCTGCGCTCGGTCCTGCTGCTGTGCTGGCGCGATACCGGGCACCCGCAGGGCGGCGGCAGCGAAGCCTATCTGCAGCGCATCGGTGCGCAGCTGGCCGCCTCGGGGATCGACGTCACGCTGCGCACCGCCCGCTATCCCGGCGCGGCGCGCCGCGAAGTCGTCGACGGCGTGCGGATCGACCGCGCCGGTGGCCGGTACTCGGTGTACGTCTGGGCGTTGCTGGCGATGGCGGCGGCCCGGCTCGGGGTGGGCCCGCTGCGCAAGGTGCGGCCCGACGTGGTCGTCGACACACAGAATGGGTTGCCCTTTTTGGCGCGGCTGGTCTACGGCCGCCGCGTGGTGGTGCTGGTGCATCACTGCCACCGCCAGCAGTGGCCGGTGGCCGGCCCGGTGCTCGGCCGGCTCGGCTGGTTCGTCGAGTCGACGCTGTCGCCCCGGGTGAACCGGCGCAACCAGTACGTGACGGTGTCGCTGCCGTCCGCGCGGGACCTGGTCACCCTGGGCGTCAATGGCGCGCAGATCGCGGTGGTGCGCAACGGCCTGGATCTGGCGCCGGCGCAATCGTTGTCGGGCCCGCGCGCGTCCGCGCCGCGCGTGGTCGTGTTGTCGCGGCTGGTGCCCCACAAGCAGATCGAGGACGCGCTCGAAGCGGTCGCGGCGCTGCTGCCGCGGACGCCGGGCCTGCATCTCGACATCGTCGGGGACGGCTGGTGGCGCGAGCGGCTCGTCGAGCACGCGCGACGGCTCGGCATCTGCGCCGCGGTGACGTTCCACGGTCACGTCGACGACGTGACGAAACACCATGTGCTGCAAGCGGCTTGGGTGCACGTGCTGCCCTCGCGCAAGGAGGGCTGGGGGCTGGCGGTCATCGAGGCGGCCCAGCACTCGGTGCCGACCATCGGCTACCGGTCCTCGGGCGGCCTGTCGGACTCGATCGTCGACGAGGTGACCGGGATCTTGGTGGACACCCACGCCGAGCTGGTGGACCGTCTTGAGGAACTGCTCGCCGATCCGGTGCTGCGCGACCAACTCGGCGCCAAGGCGCACACCCGCAGCGGCGAGTTCTCCTGGGCGCAAAGCGCCGACGCGATGCGCGGCGTGCTGGACGCGGTGCACTGCGGCCGCACGGTGCACGGACTAGTCACCGGGCGGGGCTGA
- a CDS encoding DedA family protein, translating to MFDSLLDALGNSWWAYPLILASCTFDAILPLLPSETALLTGGILAANGSMLLGWVIVMAAIGAFVGDNLAYAIGHSADDFARRWITRGEKGQRSLDWAHRELERHGGPLVIVARFLPGGRTATTIACGVLDFPYRQFVVFDAIGAVVWATLNTLIGYIGGNAFADNTVAAFAVAFGTALALAGIIELIRWVRRRARQEGRVRR from the coding sequence GTGTTCGATTCCCTGCTTGATGCGCTCGGCAACTCGTGGTGGGCGTATCCGCTGATCCTGGCCTCGTGCACATTCGACGCCATCCTCCCCCTGTTGCCCAGCGAGACGGCGCTGCTGACCGGCGGCATCCTCGCGGCCAACGGTTCGATGCTGCTGGGCTGGGTGATCGTCATGGCGGCCATCGGCGCGTTCGTCGGCGACAACCTCGCGTACGCGATCGGCCACTCGGCCGACGACTTCGCCCGCCGCTGGATCACCCGCGGAGAGAAGGGACAGCGCAGCCTGGACTGGGCCCACCGGGAACTGGAGCGGCACGGGGGCCCGCTGGTGATCGTGGCCCGGTTCCTGCCCGGGGGCCGCACGGCCACCACCATCGCCTGCGGCGTGCTGGACTTCCCGTATCGCCAGTTCGTGGTGTTCGACGCGATCGGCGCCGTGGTGTGGGCGACGCTCAACACCCTGATCGGCTACATCGGCGGCAACGCGTTCGCCGATAACACGGTCGCGGCGTTCGCGGTGGCGTTCGGGACGGCGCTGGCGCTGGCCGGGATCATCGAACTGATCCGGTGGGTGCGCCGTCGCGCCCGGCAGGAAGGGCGGGTGCGGCGCTAG